The following are encoded in a window of Calderihabitans maritimus genomic DNA:
- a CDS encoding MFS transporter — MRNNMKLPFAALCAVPFIMVLGNSMLIPLLPKMKSAMHINLFQVGLIITTFSVPAGLIIPLAGYLSDQYGRKIIITPALIIYGLGGILAGLAAAFLADPYYAILLGRIVQGIGAGGTYQLAMALTGDIFQTKERMKALGLLESSNGLGKVVSPVLGASLGLISWYAPFFAYGLLTFPIALGVWFLVKEPAASPQNSQDTVQYFNTIKLVFQQKGVSLLASFTAGAIVLFTLFGLLSYLSDVLEKSYNIQGITAGLLIAIPVTAMAFTSYVSGNYLEQKPARILKAVIVCGLIFVAVSMGGISLVANIYLFFFLVTISGIGTGLTLPAVNTLITSAAEKKQRGIITCLYGSTRFFGVALGPPAFGLVEKWGKIPLFLSAAILVLLATVLAWTVIREQELLPPQLQGQN; from the coding sequence GTGCGGAATAATATGAAACTACCCTTTGCCGCTCTCTGCGCCGTCCCTTTTATTATGGTTTTAGGAAATTCCATGCTGATACCATTGCTTCCTAAAATGAAATCCGCCATGCATATTAATCTTTTTCAGGTAGGCCTAATAATTACCACTTTTTCCGTTCCGGCGGGTCTAATTATTCCATTAGCCGGGTACTTATCGGACCAATATGGAAGAAAAATAATAATAACCCCGGCTTTAATAATTTACGGCCTTGGCGGTATATTGGCCGGATTGGCGGCAGCCTTTCTGGCAGATCCATACTACGCGATCCTTTTGGGACGAATTGTCCAGGGAATTGGTGCAGGCGGAACATATCAATTGGCCATGGCCCTGACCGGTGACATATTTCAAACTAAAGAAAGGATGAAAGCCCTGGGATTGCTAGAATCCTCCAACGGTTTGGGAAAGGTTGTAAGCCCTGTTCTCGGAGCTTCCCTGGGCTTAATCAGTTGGTACGCTCCTTTTTTTGCCTACGGTCTACTTACCTTCCCCATAGCCCTCGGCGTATGGTTTCTGGTCAAAGAACCGGCTGCGTCCCCCCAAAATTCCCAGGACACCGTTCAGTACTTTAATACGATCAAGCTGGTTTTTCAGCAAAAAGGCGTTTCTTTACTGGCAAGCTTCACGGCCGGAGCTATTGTCCTCTTTACCCTCTTCGGCTTATTAAGCTACCTTTCTGATGTTCTGGAAAAGAGTTATAACATTCAGGGGATTACCGCCGGACTGCTAATAGCTATTCCGGTAACTGCCATGGCCTTTACCTCTTATGTTTCCGGCAATTACCTCGAACAAAAGCCGGCCCGAATTTTGAAGGCGGTCATAGTTTGCGGGTTGATTTTCGTAGCCGTCTCTATGGGGGGCATATCCTTGGTGGCAAATATCTACCTGTTCTTTTTCCTAGTAACTATAAGCGGTATCGGTACCGGGCTGACGCTACCGGCGGTAAACACTCTTATTACCAGCGCGGCGGAAAAAAAACAAAGAGGGATAATAACCTGTTTATACGGTTCGACCCGGTTTTTCGGCGTTGCCCTTGGCCCGCCGGCCTTCGGCCTGGTTGAAAAATGGGGCAAAATCCCTCTGTTTCTCTCCGCTGCAATTTTAGTGCTATTAGCTACCGTGCTGGCCTGGACGGTTATCCGGGAACAGGAATTATTACCGCCTCAATTGCAGGGGCAGAACTAA
- a CDS encoding YqhV family protein produces MIFVKDKFVLAMAAVRIISGIIELSAAFIMLKLNNVEQAFKVNAGLALVGPAVFMTVTGIGLLGLAGKIPVFRMLIIFCGVVLIFLALKRS; encoded by the coding sequence ATGATTTTCGTCAAAGACAAATTTGTTTTGGCCATGGCAGCGGTACGTATTATCTCAGGAATTATCGAGCTTTCCGCGGCCTTTATTATGTTAAAGCTGAATAATGTTGAGCAAGCCTTTAAAGTAAACGCCGGGCTTGCTCTAGTGGGACCTGCTGTTTTTATGACGGTCACAGGTATCGGGCTTTTGGGCTTGGCCGGAAAAATTCCCGTGTTTAGAATGTTGATCATCTTCTGTGGAGTTGTGCTTATTTTTTTAGCGCTAAAAAGATCGTAG
- a CDS encoding phosphosulfolactate synthase: MKQFQNFKAWKEILDFPLKGRQAKPRDKGLSMIIDKGMGITETRELLELAADYIDFIKLGFGTSAFYSPKLLREKTELVRSCGVDIFPGGTFLEVAVLQGKLERFLGIAGELGFNCIEVSDGTIDMPVQDRARAIKLACRAGFKVLSEVGKKDPRDSKSSSIIKDQIARDLDCGAFKVIVEGRESGQGVVIYDAQGEIKEKAITDLVEAVEDVNVLLWEAPLKKQQQELIMRFGPNVNLGNIQPGEVLALEALRVGLRGDTLRMCIELPSSLAKKERGVLYPGQEIATVEGI; encoded by the coding sequence TTGAAGCAATTTCAAAATTTCAAAGCTTGGAAAGAAATTCTAGACTTTCCACTGAAAGGACGGCAGGCCAAACCGCGGGACAAGGGACTGAGTATGATAATCGATAAAGGTATGGGGATAACGGAAACGCGAGAACTTCTAGAATTGGCAGCTGATTATATTGATTTTATCAAACTGGGATTTGGCACTTCGGCTTTTTATTCACCCAAATTACTTCGGGAAAAAACGGAACTAGTAAGGTCCTGCGGTGTGGATATTTTTCCGGGAGGAACGTTTTTGGAGGTGGCAGTCCTACAGGGGAAGCTGGAACGTTTTCTCGGCATTGCCGGGGAACTGGGTTTCAACTGTATTGAGGTCTCCGATGGGACCATTGATATGCCGGTCCAGGACAGGGCCAGAGCTATTAAGCTGGCTTGCAGAGCGGGATTCAAAGTTCTGAGTGAAGTGGGGAAAAAGGATCCACGGGACAGCAAGAGCAGCAGTATTATCAAAGACCAAATAGCTAGGGATCTGGATTGCGGTGCTTTCAAAGTAATAGTGGAAGGAAGAGAATCGGGACAGGGAGTTGTAATTTATGATGCACAGGGAGAGATAAAGGAAAAGGCAATAACCGATCTCGTAGAGGCGGTAGAAGATGTGAACGTTCTCCTCTGGGAGGCACCTTTGAAGAAACAACAGCAGGAACTTATCATGAGATTTGGTCCAAATGTAAACTTAGGTAATATTCAGCCGGGAGAAGTTTTGGCCCTGGAGGCACTAAGGGTGGGATTGCGAGGGGACACTCTTAGAATGTGTATTGAACTCCCCTCCAGTTTAGCGAAAAAGGAAAGAGGTGTTTTATATCCCGGGCAGGAAATTGCTACTGTAGAAGGAATTTAG
- a CDS encoding 2-phosphosulfolactate phosphatase has protein sequence MLLDVVLTTSALTSQAISGKTLVAIDILRASSTIVTALANGCRAVIPVLTPEEAFELKKRDPDVILGGERKGLRIPGFDKGNSPLEYMSSDIVGRRLVLTTTNGTRLIRKGQEADTLLVGSLLNAQAVAREVLKLKRDTLLACAGTLDRFSLDDFVGAGSIVREIVRFSPDVSLSDIALAAMKVSASGDPVLSLKESFHVRKLMELGFAQDLDYCSRLNLYGVVPRLTEKGIECLEKV, from the coding sequence TTGCTATTAGATGTTGTTTTAACAACTTCTGCTTTGACTTCGCAAGCGATTTCCGGCAAAACTTTGGTAGCAATAGACATATTAAGGGCTTCCAGTACTATAGTGACTGCACTGGCCAACGGCTGCCGGGCGGTTATCCCCGTTTTAACTCCCGAAGAAGCTTTCGAACTGAAAAAACGTGACCCTGACGTTATTTTAGGGGGAGAGAGAAAAGGGCTAAGAATTCCCGGTTTTGATAAAGGTAACTCTCCCCTTGAATATATGTCTTCTGATATTGTCGGACGGCGGCTGGTTTTAACTACTACTAACGGGACGCGCCTAATCCGCAAGGGACAGGAAGCGGATACATTACTGGTGGGAAGCCTTTTAAACGCGCAAGCGGTGGCCAGGGAAGTTCTAAAATTAAAAAGAGATACGCTTTTGGCTTGCGCCGGTACGTTGGACAGGTTTTCTTTAGATGATTTTGTGGGAGCGGGGAGCATAGTTAGGGAAATAGTCAGATTCTCTCCTGACGTCAGCCTTAGTGATATAGCGCTGGCAGCTATGAAAGTCAGTGCCTCTGGCGATCCTGTTCTCTCCCTTAAAGAATCCTTCCATGTTCGAAAATTAATGGAACTGGGTTTTGCACAGGACCTGGATTATTGCTCCCGCCTGAATCTATACGGTGTTGTTCCCCGGTTAACTGAAAAGGGAATTGAGTGTCTTGAAAAAGTTTAA
- a CDS encoding rhomboid family intramembrane serine protease, whose amino-acid sequence MIPLKDNIPSRRVPVVSLLLIGVNIAVFVYQLTLGPQVGEFIYSYGVVPKHFLSFHLWSEKLVRLTTAMFLHGGWFHLVGNMLYLWIFGDNVEDRMGHLRYLVFYLLTGYLATVAHILFNPYSPVPIIGASGAIAGVLGGYMILFPWARVLTLVPIFFFFQVIQVPALIFLGLWFFLQLFNGAFAITMFQATQGVAWWAHIGGFISGMILVRFFVKEKVYRFY is encoded by the coding sequence GTGATCCCTCTCAAAGATAATATCCCGTCTCGGCGGGTCCCTGTAGTTAGTTTGCTGTTGATAGGAGTTAACATAGCGGTTTTTGTTTATCAGTTAACCTTGGGACCGCAAGTGGGGGAATTTATTTACTCTTATGGTGTGGTACCAAAGCATTTTCTGTCTTTCCATTTATGGTCGGAAAAACTTGTGCGACTGACGACAGCCATGTTCTTGCATGGAGGGTGGTTTCACCTTGTCGGCAATATGCTTTATTTATGGATTTTTGGAGATAATGTAGAAGATCGAATGGGACACCTGCGTTATCTTGTTTTTTATTTATTGACCGGTTATCTGGCTACAGTGGCCCATATCTTGTTTAATCCTTACTCCCCTGTTCCCATAATCGGGGCGAGTGGTGCAATTGCCGGTGTATTGGGCGGCTATATGATTCTGTTTCCCTGGGCCCGGGTTCTTACTTTAGTACCGATATTTTTCTTTTTTCAAGTAATTCAAGTTCCGGCCTTAATTTTTTTAGGATTATGGTTTTTCCTGCAGTTATTTAACGGGGCTTTTGCCATTACCATGTTTCAAGCAACTCAGGGCGTAGCATGGTGGGCCCATATTGGCGGCTTTATATCCGGAATGATACTGGTCAGGTTTTTTGTCAAGGAAAAAGTTTATCGCTTTTACTAG
- the rnhA gene encoding ribonuclease HI: protein MKKVVIYTDGACSGNPGPGGWAAILIYKDKVKEISGFVPYTTNQRMELTAALEALKALKEPCEVAIYSDSAYLINAFQQDWLKRWGERGWLTADKKPVENQDLWQQLLELTRKHRVKWIKVKGHGDNPYNNRCDELARQAIKQHGNGDK, encoded by the coding sequence ATGAAGAAAGTTGTTATTTATACAGACGGAGCTTGTTCCGGCAATCCGGGGCCGGGAGGATGGGCCGCAATCTTGATCTACAAGGATAAGGTTAAAGAAATATCCGGCTTTGTTCCTTACACTACTAATCAGCGGATGGAATTAACCGCAGCTTTGGAAGCGCTGAAGGCTCTCAAGGAGCCGTGTGAGGTGGCGATCTATAGTGATAGTGCCTATCTTATCAATGCATTTCAGCAAGACTGGCTGAAGCGTTGGGGAGAAAGGGGATGGTTGACGGCAGATAAGAAGCCGGTAGAGAACCAAGATTTATGGCAGCAACTGCTGGAACTGACCAGGAAGCATAGAGTGAAATGGATTAAGGTGAAGGGACACGGCGACAATCCATATAATAACCGGTGCGATGAATTAGCTCGCCAGGCGATTAAGCAGCATGGGAATGGTGACAAGTAA
- a CDS encoding DUF441 domain-containing protein, with product MSGPNLLIILMLMLGILGKSNIIAAAAAILLVLRLTNLEYLFPVLEKRGLEVGLLFLVISVLIPLATDRIPGRDILRSFLTLPGLIAMISGALATHLNGKGLKLLQEMPELMIGLIIGSIIGIVFLGGIPVGPLMAGGIAALLMELLVR from the coding sequence ATGTCCGGCCCCAACCTGTTAATAATCTTGATGTTAATGCTCGGCATTCTCGGAAAGTCTAATATCATTGCTGCAGCGGCAGCTATTTTATTAGTGCTGAGGTTAACCAATTTAGAGTACTTGTTTCCTGTTTTGGAAAAAAGAGGATTGGAGGTAGGTCTTCTATTTTTAGTGATCTCGGTATTGATTCCTCTAGCTACGGATCGAATTCCGGGTCGGGATATTCTCCGTTCTTTTTTGACGCTACCCGGCCTTATAGCGATGATTAGCGGAGCATTAGCAACCCATTTGAACGGAAAAGGCCTGAAGCTTCTTCAAGAGATGCCTGAATTAATGATTGGATTGATTATTGGTTCGATAATCGGGATTGTTTTTTTGGGAGGAATTCCTGTAGGGCCGTTAATGGCGGGGGGAATTGCCGCACTCTTGATGGAACTGCTTGTCAGGTAG
- a CDS encoding CvpA family protein, translating into MNYVDITIIILLLLGAWRGYRSGLLETLGGLAGFLLSLLLAVFYTRSLAAILDQSFGIIDWLKGWLNAHIPVAALLQQVERQSVSGVEQLSLPPFYQKLLVGYLGKSLAAGGTAYESVSEALAAAIASFLLQGITFLLIWFGSLLVLKVFFRLITRSIDKTLLGAVNRLAGTAVGFLTTYLVVGAIAALITPLLALYATRPESVFYSLSRSVAGSYLIPWLVNGFNFLAQEIFTRL; encoded by the coding sequence ATGAATTACGTTGATATAACAATCATAATTTTATTACTGCTGGGAGCCTGGAGAGGATACCGCAGTGGCCTATTGGAAACCCTGGGTGGTTTGGCCGGCTTCCTTTTGAGTTTACTGCTTGCAGTCTTTTATACCCGTTCCCTGGCCGCCATACTTGACCAAAGTTTCGGTATTATTGACTGGTTAAAAGGATGGCTCAACGCCCATATTCCGGTAGCAGCTCTGTTACAACAAGTTGAGCGACAAAGCGTTTCAGGAGTTGAACAGTTGTCCCTGCCTCCTTTTTATCAGAAGTTGCTGGTGGGATATTTAGGGAAATCGCTGGCCGCAGGTGGAACTGCATATGAAAGTGTAAGTGAAGCCTTAGCTGCCGCGATCGCTTCCTTTTTATTGCAAGGGATAACCTTTCTTTTGATTTGGTTTGGAAGCCTGCTCGTATTAAAGGTGTTTTTCCGCTTAATAACCAGAAGCATTGATAAAACTTTGTTAGGTGCCGTCAACCGTTTGGCCGGAACGGCGGTTGGTTTTTTGACTACTTATTTAGTTGTAGGAGCCATTGCAGCGTTGATAACTCCGCTGCTGGCGCTCTATGCCACGCGGCCGGAAAGCGTTTTTTATTCTTTAAGCCGGTCGGTGGCTGGGTCGTATCTTATTCCCTGGTTGGTTAACGGTTTTAACTTTTTAGCCCAAGAAATTTTTACGCGTTTATAA
- a CDS encoding 4Fe-4S double cluster binding domain-containing protein has product MEAKELKEKLKELAKRWGADLFGVADLTPARDYIERIYGEEYAAYPRAVVMAVFFPAAVVDQLAEGPTHTYLYYYKVINTRLDDIALRVSNFLQEQGYATFPVPASQRVTEDKLAGIFSHRLAANRAGLGWIGKSGSLVNPQVGPRLRLVTVLTDAPLPADQPIEAKCGECRACVEACPVEAIKGVVFNPGDPLEARLAVKLCDEYQSKVRVSFGKRVCGRCLAACPWGKSSKARSQRRSD; this is encoded by the coding sequence ATGGAGGCAAAAGAGCTTAAAGAAAAACTAAAAGAATTGGCAAAGCGGTGGGGAGCTGATTTGTTCGGGGTAGCCGACTTGACCCCGGCTCGGGATTATATTGAGAGGATTTATGGGGAGGAATATGCTGCCTACCCCCGGGCGGTGGTTATGGCTGTTTTTTTCCCGGCGGCGGTGGTTGACCAGTTGGCGGAAGGCCCCACCCATACCTATTTGTATTACTACAAAGTAATTAATACCCGGTTAGACGATATAGCCTTGCGCGTCAGCAACTTCCTGCAGGAGCAAGGGTATGCCACCTTTCCTGTTCCGGCCTCCCAAAGAGTAACCGAGGATAAACTGGCAGGTATTTTTTCGCACCGCCTGGCAGCCAACCGGGCGGGTCTGGGTTGGATAGGCAAAAGCGGTTCCTTGGTTAATCCTCAGGTTGGTCCGCGTCTGCGCCTGGTTACCGTTCTTACCGACGCTCCGCTACCTGCAGACCAGCCCATCGAGGCCAAATGTGGGGAGTGCAGGGCGTGTGTGGAAGCCTGTCCCGTCGAGGCTATTAAAGGAGTAGTTTTTAACCCCGGTGACCCCTTAGAAGCCCGGCTGGCGGTAAAACTTTGCGATGAGTATCAGTCTAAAGTTCGAGTTTCTTTCGGCAAGAGGGTTTGTGGTCGCTGTCTGGCCGCCTGTCCTTGGGGGAAAAGCTCGAAGGCCCGATCTCAAAGGAGGAGTGATTAG
- a CDS encoding aminopeptidase yields the protein MKSIGEELAQKLSRNPKRVWDSLDKDGKEQIFSFADGYKKFLNQAKTERQALKEIKRELQAHGFVSLMEIEKEGIPLSPGRRWYFINRNKALVAGVMGREPVEKGLRLIGAHLDTPRLDLKPNPLYESHGMAFFKTHYYGGIKKYQWTALPLALHGVVIKEDGEKIEISLGEKEDEPVFTITDLLPHLSKDQLERKLKEGIAGEELNVLVGSIPFAEDREFKERVKLAVLQLLHRRYGLKEEDFISAELELVPAGRARDVGFDRSLIGAYGHDDRVCVYTAVKAITQLEKPYHTAVVVLADKEEVGSAGNTGMRSRFFEHVILDLLRLSGFSTDKIMAVLYRTKALSADVNAAEDPTWQEAFDKLNSARLGQGVVLTKYTGARGKYNTNDAHAEFLGEIRRLFNQKGIVWQTGELGKVDQGGGGTIAQFLADYGMDVLDCGPPVLSMHSPMEIVSKADVYMTYKAYQVFWDSSTF from the coding sequence TTGAAAAGTATAGGAGAAGAACTTGCCCAAAAATTGAGCCGTAATCCTAAAAGGGTTTGGGACAGCTTGGATAAAGACGGAAAAGAGCAAATTTTCTCTTTTGCTGATGGCTATAAAAAATTTTTGAACCAAGCTAAAACAGAAAGACAGGCTCTTAAGGAAATCAAACGGGAACTGCAGGCTCATGGCTTTGTATCGCTGATGGAAATTGAGAAAGAAGGAATTCCTTTATCCCCCGGCCGCCGCTGGTATTTCATTAACCGGAACAAAGCCTTAGTGGCCGGAGTTATGGGGAGAGAGCCTGTAGAGAAAGGGCTGCGCCTAATAGGGGCGCATCTAGACACTCCGCGCCTGGATTTAAAACCAAATCCTTTGTATGAAAGCCATGGTATGGCTTTTTTTAAAACCCATTATTACGGTGGGATTAAGAAGTACCAGTGGACTGCTCTGCCGCTGGCCCTGCACGGAGTAGTAATAAAAGAGGATGGAGAAAAAATAGAGATTTCTTTAGGCGAAAAAGAGGACGAGCCGGTCTTCACTATAACCGATTTACTACCCCACCTGTCCAAAGATCAACTCGAACGAAAACTAAAAGAAGGGATAGCCGGAGAGGAATTGAACGTTTTAGTAGGAAGCATTCCTTTCGCAGAGGACCGGGAGTTTAAAGAGAGAGTTAAATTAGCCGTACTCCAATTGCTTCACAGGCGATACGGGTTGAAAGAAGAGGATTTTATCAGTGCAGAGCTAGAACTGGTACCTGCAGGCAGGGCGAGAGATGTTGGGTTTGATCGCAGTTTGATTGGCGCTTATGGGCACGACGACCGGGTTTGCGTTTATACGGCGGTGAAAGCGATAACCCAACTAGAGAAGCCATACCATACTGCCGTAGTTGTTCTGGCGGATAAAGAAGAAGTGGGTAGTGCCGGCAATACCGGAATGCGCTCTAGATTTTTCGAACATGTAATTCTCGATTTGTTGCGCCTTAGTGGATTCTCTACGGATAAAATTATGGCCGTCCTATATCGCACCAAAGCACTTTCTGCTGATGTCAATGCCGCGGAAGATCCTACCTGGCAGGAGGCTTTTGATAAGCTTAACAGTGCCCGTTTGGGACAAGGAGTAGTGCTTACCAAGTATACCGGTGCCCGAGGTAAATATAATACCAATGATGCCCACGCGGAATTTTTGGGAGAAATTCGACGCCTTTTCAACCAGAAAGGAATTGTATGGCAGACAGGTGAGCTAGGCAAAGTGGATCAGGGTGGAGGAGGCACTATTGCGCAATTTTTGGCCGACTACGGTATGGATGTGTTAGATTGCGGTCCGCCTGTACTCAGCATGCACTCCCCTATGGAGATAGTGAGTAAAGCCGATGTGTATATGACTTATAAAGCGTACCAGGTTTTTTGGGATTCGTCGACTTTTTAA
- the selD gene encoding selenide, water dikinase SelD, which yields MESKVRLTQYATAAGUAAKVGPGTLYEILKTLPVFEHPDLLVSGAKLDDAGVYRLNDDLALIQTVDFFTPMVDEPYLFGEIAAANALSDVYAMGGTPLTAMNITAFPTCSLDLGILRDILAGGASKVQEAGALLVGGHTIEDKEPKYGLAVTGTVHPQRVVTNQGAKPGDLLVLTKPVGVGIITTAIKAGEASRRAAREAADIMRQLNNKAAQVMVEVGVNACTDITGFGLIGHIYEICVGSNVGVEIEVHDIPVLEAALEYARMGLVPGGAYVNRRFLEEKIHWVGNVPEEIQDVLFDPQTSGGLLIVVPQDKANRLTEKLEAVGVKGFKIGRVTDEPSKIRLEGD from the coding sequence TTGGAAAGTAAAGTTCGGCTAACCCAATATGCTACGGCAGCCGGGTGAGCTGCCAAAGTGGGTCCGGGGACCCTTTACGAGATTTTAAAAACTTTACCGGTCTTTGAACATCCCGATTTGCTGGTGAGCGGTGCCAAACTGGATGATGCCGGGGTATACCGTTTGAATGATGATTTGGCCTTGATTCAAACAGTTGATTTCTTTACACCTATGGTAGATGAACCCTATTTGTTTGGAGAAATTGCTGCCGCCAATGCTTTAAGCGATGTATATGCCATGGGAGGCACTCCCCTGACCGCCATGAATATTACGGCTTTTCCCACCTGCTCGCTTGATTTAGGCATACTACGGGATATTTTGGCGGGCGGAGCTTCTAAGGTCCAGGAGGCAGGAGCTCTTTTAGTAGGAGGTCATACCATTGAAGACAAAGAGCCGAAATATGGACTAGCAGTCACCGGCACGGTTCATCCTCAGAGAGTGGTTACCAATCAAGGAGCCAAGCCGGGAGACCTCTTAGTCTTGACCAAGCCTGTAGGGGTAGGAATTATCACTACGGCCATCAAAGCGGGAGAGGCTTCCCGCAGGGCGGCGAGAGAAGCGGCAGATATAATGAGACAGCTAAACAACAAAGCGGCCCAAGTCATGGTGGAGGTAGGGGTTAACGCTTGTACCGACATTACCGGATTCGGGCTTATTGGCCATATTTATGAGATTTGTGTGGGAAGCAACGTGGGTGTGGAAATTGAAGTGCATGATATACCGGTGTTGGAAGCGGCCCTGGAGTATGCCCGCATGGGGCTGGTGCCGGGGGGAGCTTATGTCAACCGCCGTTTTTTGGAAGAGAAGATCCACTGGGTAGGGAATGTGCCGGAAGAAATACAAGATGTTCTGTTTGACCCGCAGACTTCCGGCGGTTTGCTGATAGTAGTTCCGCAGGATAAGGCGAACCGGCTGACAGAGAAACTGGAAGCTGTCGGGGTCAAGGGTTTTAAGATAGGTCGGGTTACTGATGAGCCTTCAAAAATCAGATTGGAGGGGGATTGA
- the yedF gene encoding sulfurtransferase-like selenium metabolism protein YedF gives METFVDARGLSCPQPVIRTKKALEQMKDGCLVTVVDNEVARDNVIKLARSLNCAVEVEQKQNEYYIRIKKGELTGMKTGLAVESDTVMLITSDALGRGEEELGKILMESFFYTLTESEVLPRSILFVNRGVYLTCEGSPVISHLLELEKKGVEILSCGTCLDYYRLKAKLCVGNVTNMYNILENMLGAGKTISL, from the coding sequence ATGGAAACTTTTGTAGATGCTCGAGGGTTGAGTTGTCCTCAGCCGGTTATTCGAACCAAAAAGGCTTTGGAGCAAATGAAGGATGGTTGCCTGGTAACGGTTGTGGATAACGAAGTGGCGCGGGATAATGTAATTAAGCTGGCTAGAAGTCTAAATTGTGCCGTAGAAGTGGAGCAAAAGCAAAATGAATATTACATTCGGATTAAAAAGGGAGAATTAACGGGTATGAAAACCGGACTGGCGGTAGAGAGCGACACAGTTATGTTAATAACTTCGGATGCTCTGGGTCGAGGAGAAGAAGAGTTGGGGAAGATTTTGATGGAAAGCTTTTTTTATACTTTAACTGAAAGCGAAGTCCTTCCCAGAAGCATATTATTTGTTAATCGGGGTGTTTACTTAACCTGTGAAGGCTCGCCGGTGATTTCCCATCTTTTAGAACTGGAGAAAAAAGGAGTAGAGATTTTATCTTGTGGGACTTGTCTTGACTATTATCGCTTAAAGGCAAAACTGTGTGTGGGCAACGTAACTAACATGTATAATATCCTGGAAAATATGTTGGGTGCCGGGAAAACAATTAGTCTTTAG
- a CDS encoding HEAT repeat domain-containing protein — translation MGVGLWLWWGTTILLVVGLSLLLLFARSRLKRRNRGLDTVGLAEIIKRLDADKKYAVDLFKKIETPSLLLHHLQEILPKLSDRGKQALNQALEEVDLLKEIIGMLTGPDVESRIKAAEVLGWLANPTAIEPLIEALGDKDPAVSWAAAQALVRLKNPRVIEPLIATLRQPHRWPPARVAEILVSQGSAAVPLLLNALGEADSRTKELIVEILAEIKDPRAETALIGLLREDNVRVRAKAAEALGELGGVSSTNALLKVLEEPSWEIRAGAVKALGKLGGATAEAALKRAAQDTEWRVRALAEAVLASTPDPQRGKEDVSN, via the coding sequence ATGGGTGTCGGTTTATGGCTGTGGTGGGGAACAACTATTCTCCTCGTTGTTGGTCTTAGCCTGCTTCTTCTCTTTGCCCGTTCGCGATTAAAGAGAAGAAATAGAGGGTTAGATACTGTTGGTCTGGCTGAAATTATAAAGAGATTAGATGCAGACAAAAAATACGCAGTTGACCTATTCAAGAAAATAGAGACTCCCTCCTTACTTCTGCACCATTTACAGGAAATATTGCCCAAATTATCTGATCGTGGTAAGCAGGCCTTAAACCAGGCGTTAGAAGAAGTTGACTTATTAAAGGAAATAATAGGAATGCTTACCGGTCCCGATGTCGAAAGCAGAATTAAGGCGGCAGAAGTTTTAGGCTGGTTGGCAAACCCTACGGCCATAGAACCATTGATCGAAGCTTTGGGTGATAAAGATCCTGCCGTATCCTGGGCTGCTGCACAAGCACTGGTAAGGTTGAAGAATCCGCGGGTTATAGAACCGCTTATCGCAACCTTGCGGCAACCGCATCGGTGGCCGCCGGCCCGGGTGGCGGAGATTTTGGTCTCCCAGGGGAGTGCGGCAGTACCCTTATTGTTGAATGCCCTAGGGGAAGCGGATAGCCGGACGAAGGAACTCATCGTGGAAATATTAGCTGAAATAAAGGATCCAAGGGCGGAAACGGCTCTTATCGGTCTTTTAAGAGAGGATAACGTTCGGGTTCGAGCGAAGGCAGCGGAAGCTCTCGGGGAGCTGGGTGGGGTTTCTAGTACCAACGCTCTTCTAAAAGTCCTGGAGGAGCCTTCATGGGAAATCAGAGCAGGAGCAGTTAAAGCATTAGGAAAGTTGGGTGGTGCTACGGCGGAAGCTGCCTTGAAGAGAGCAGCTCAAGATACTGAGTGGCGTGTACGAGCTTTGGCGGAAGCAGTTTTAGCTTCAACGCCTGATCCACAGAGGGGGAAGGAAGATGTCTCTAACTGA